One Aegilops tauschii subsp. strangulata cultivar AL8/78 chromosome 7, Aet v6.0, whole genome shotgun sequence genomic window carries:
- the LOC141027178 gene encoding uncharacterized protein produces the protein MEGFLECVQKSWSKPSNKSHSSAIIADKLKTLRQDLKRWQTSFSKMKLLISSCNKVILLLDNLEELRPLFRQEFNFRKIVKLHLENLLRTQFLYWKKRCMIWSAFKGRMGVSIGIVMGFDLSVLLQHVPGLEVLTKPFTIEEMDLVVKHMPIDKAPGPDGFNGLFFKKCWHIIKHEFYALAQDFYDGKASLENINESFITLIPKKLSPEVVGDYMPISLTGMGIKFLSKMYADDTLIVVPADEAQLLALKKMLLVFSQSTGLEFAYCSWYSEATAHNSKAVLVEKK, from the exons ATGGAGGGTTTCTTGGAGTGTGTGCAGAAATCTTGGAGCAAACCATCTAATAAATCTCACTCCTCTGCAATCATTGCTGATAAGCTGAAAACTCTCAGGCAGGACCTAAAGAGGTGGCAAACTAGTTTTTCCAAGATGAAGCTGCTCATCTCTAGCTGCAACAAGGTCATTTTACTGCTAGATAACTTGGAGGAGCTCAGGCCTCTATTTAGGCAGGAATTTAATTTCAGGAAAATTGTCAAACTGCATTTGGAAAATTTGTTGCGTACACAGTTTTTGTACTGGAAGAAGAGAT GTATGATCTGGAGTGCTTTTAAAGGACGGATGGGAGTTTCAATAGGAATTGTTATGGGTTTTGATCTGTCTGTCCTGCTACAACATGTGCCTGGCCTTGAGGTTTTGACAAAACCCTTTACAATTGAGGAAATGGACCTGGTGGTCAAGCATATGCCCATTGATAAAGCCCCTGGACCAGATGGTTTCAATGGCCTCTTCTTCAAGAAGTGCTGGCACATTATTAagcatgagttctatgctttagcTCAGGATTTTTATGATGGTAAAGCCAGCTTGGAAAACATAAATGAGTCTTTCATCACTTTGATTCCTAAGAAACTTTCACCTGAAGTGGTTGGAGATTACATGCCTATTTCTTTGACTGGCATGGGTATTAAGTTTCtgtccaaaatg TATGCCGATGACACTTTGATTGTGGTACCTGCTGATGAAGCACAGCTTTTGGCTCTTAAGAAAATGTTGCTGGTTTTTTCTCAGTCCACTGGCCTGGAG TTTGCTTATTGCTCCTGGTATTCTGAAGCAACTGCACATAATTCAAAGGCAGTGCTTGTGGAGAAAAAATAG